The Pseudanabaena galeata CCNP1313 genome includes a region encoding these proteins:
- a CDS encoding GAF domain-containing protein, whose translation MDSTLLDQIRHLCRDRAAYEHLKAILVQQERVHQLSWEERYEKLISAQSTDAPASDIFRNIIAREKALAQLADAIQRSPSLELVLQIAAQVAQKLLQVDRVAIFHCHPDGRGEFVTDAIATGQTSLADMPERQLSLARHMIESTNTENSAQTIDSIRTSSLSSHIVTLLEQIGISFYAANKIYAGQEVWGTLVAFHGSAYHSWSDSDRTSLSLIAAQIGIAISLTNLRQQSQELTDDLQVLQVELDNLQQTVAAIAESTTQNAQNDHSIDNNLEPDNLELKIRLANQNLGDQIEDQRNELEESELEENKSEEIDDNPEENTDFEYELISQNGLPPLFLAPDSNADLSEVEDEDDAPVPPMIASNQDDISADITPLEPLIEFEKDDDITPFEPLIDFEKVVIPENITPVEPAIKFEKADISYVIVPDNLKVISVNESESEEVESTETELEETSVVTDNVLVETSQLAVSEPEITTPEPSALENAETEIADSQLSRSENLESENLERENLESEVIAPETAEFDTMETVESITSQLTEPETETVELQPIQPEEQQETQQIDVDITLGFDRDHDDDEPAIEPQFMETILEIAGNDLKAKDFLMNVIDSYLEDTPRLIQAIDKALAVNDQPRLLQTLNTLRSSSDYIGALTLSHQCRQLESAVRANYVVLIYACLSRVAIEAQRATDALRIARSHYKL comes from the coding sequence ATGGATTCTACCCTCTTAGATCAAATCCGCCACCTATGCCGCGATCGCGCCGCCTATGAACACCTCAAAGCCATCTTGGTGCAGCAGGAGCGCGTCCATCAACTTAGCTGGGAAGAGCGTTATGAAAAGCTGATCTCAGCACAGTCTACCGATGCTCCAGCCTCGGATATTTTTAGAAATATCATTGCTAGGGAAAAGGCGCTTGCCCAACTTGCGGATGCCATACAGCGATCGCCATCCTTAGAACTAGTTTTACAAATTGCCGCCCAAGTCGCTCAAAAACTATTGCAGGTGGATCGGGTCGCGATTTTTCACTGTCACCCTGATGGACGGGGTGAATTTGTGACTGATGCGATCGCCACAGGGCAAACCTCTTTGGCTGATATGCCCGAAAGACAGCTTTCATTGGCTCGTCACATGATCGAGTCCACTAATACAGAAAATTCTGCTCAAACCATTGATAGCATTCGTACTTCTAGCTTGTCGTCTCATATCGTGACGCTACTCGAACAGATCGGGATTTCATTCTATGCCGCAAATAAGATCTATGCAGGTCAGGAAGTCTGGGGAACTCTGGTGGCTTTTCATGGTAGCGCTTATCACAGTTGGTCAGATAGCGATCGTACTTCTCTGTCATTAATTGCGGCTCAAATTGGAATTGCCATTTCCTTAACTAATTTGCGTCAACAGTCTCAAGAGCTAACCGATGATTTACAAGTTTTACAGGTTGAATTAGACAATTTACAGCAAACAGTTGCAGCAATAGCGGAGAGTACGACTCAAAATGCTCAGAATGATCATTCTATAGACAACAATTTAGAACCTGATAATTTAGAACTAAAGATCAGGCTAGCCAATCAGAATTTAGGTGATCAAATAGAAGATCAAAGAAATGAACTAGAAGAAAGTGAGCTAGAAGAAAATAAATCAGAAGAAATAGATGATAATCCAGAAGAGAATACAGATTTTGAATACGAACTAATTTCTCAAAACGGTTTACCACCACTCTTTTTAGCGCCAGACTCTAATGCCGATCTATCCGAGGTTGAAGATGAGGATGATGCACCAGTTCCACCAATGATCGCTTCTAATCAAGATGATATCTCTGCTGATATTACACCATTGGAACCGTTAATTGAGTTCGAGAAAGATGATGACATTACCCCATTTGAACCACTGATTGATTTTGAGAAGGTTGTTATTCCTGAGAATATTACACCAGTTGAACCAGCAATCAAGTTTGAGAAAGCTGATATCTCCTATGTAATTGTGCCTGATAATCTTAAAGTGATTTCAGTCAACGAATCAGAATCCGAAGAAGTTGAATCTACAGAAACGGAATTAGAGGAAACTTCGGTTGTGACGGATAACGTTCTGGTAGAAACAAGTCAGTTAGCAGTAAGTGAACCAGAAATCACTACACCTGAGCCAAGCGCTCTAGAAAATGCTGAAACTGAAATTGCAGATTCCCAACTATCTCGGTCAGAAAACCTTGAATCTGAAAATCTAGAGCGAGAAAATCTAGAATCAGAAGTGATCGCACCAGAAACAGCCGAATTTGATACGATGGAAACTGTGGAGTCAATCACGTCTCAATTAACAGAACCAGAAACAGAAACAGTTGAACTACAGCCTATTCAACCAGAAGAGCAACAGGAAACTCAACAGATTGATGTAGATATAACTTTAGGATTTGATAGGGATCATGATGATGATGAACCTGCAATCGAGCCACAGTTTATGGAAACGATTTTAGAGATCGCGGGTAATGACCTTAAAGCAAAAGATTTCTTAATGAATGTGATTGACTCTTATTTAGAAGATACACCTCGACTCATCCAAGCGATCGACAAGGCTCTTGCCGTGAATGATCAACCCCGACTATTACAAACTTTGAATACCTTGCGCTCAAGTAGTGACTACATCGGTGCATTGACGCTTTCACATCAATGTCGTCAACTCGAATCAGCAGTAAGGGCAAATTATGTAGTGCTGATTTATGCTTGCTTATCACGGGTAGCGATCGAGGCTCAGAGAGCAACTGATGCATTACGCATAGCGCGATCGCACTATAAGTTATAA
- a CDS encoding LptF/LptG family permease, with protein sequence MATLQTTQPRKKVTNVSLGWLPRLSIMDRYLFTQMLTPFLFGVGAFSSVILAIGSLFELIRLITDAGLSVLTAFQIFGYQIPGFMVYSFPMSMLLATLLSYSRMSGDGETTALRSCGVSAYRLVLPALVLSLFVTGLTYVFNEAIVPAANWQSRSTLRAALNQENVQFKSQDIFYQQYGEVPQEDGTSKQGLVRSFYARSFDGKEMRGLTVLDFSQGQLQQILAAESAVWIPEQNVWRFSKGTTYLVGPDGNYRSILRFEDQNLQLPRAPLDVAQEQRSAEEMNIADIRRNIDLLKQSGNTKEIRKLEVRLEQKYALPFICVVFAIVGASLGMRPQRTGAAIGFGLSVLIIFGYYLLLFICGALGQVEFLSPIAAAWMPNLIGITAGMIILTRVT encoded by the coding sequence ATGGCAACCTTACAAACGACTCAACCAAGGAAAAAAGTTACAAACGTGTCGCTAGGATGGCTACCGAGATTGTCGATCATGGATCGCTATTTATTCACGCAGATGCTAACCCCATTCTTGTTTGGGGTGGGTGCATTTTCCTCAGTGATTTTAGCGATCGGCTCTCTATTTGAACTGATTCGCCTAATTACTGATGCGGGATTAAGCGTATTAACAGCGTTTCAGATTTTTGGTTACCAAATCCCCGGCTTCATGGTGTACTCATTCCCGATGTCGATGTTGTTAGCAACATTGCTTTCCTATAGCCGCATGTCGGGAGATGGTGAGACAACGGCTTTACGCAGTTGTGGGGTAAGTGCTTACCGTTTAGTTTTACCTGCGTTGGTGTTAAGCCTATTTGTCACAGGGCTGACCTATGTATTTAATGAGGCGATCGTTCCTGCGGCAAACTGGCAATCACGCAGTACACTACGAGCGGCTCTAAATCAAGAGAATGTGCAGTTTAAAAGCCAAGATATTTTTTATCAGCAATATGGAGAAGTGCCACAGGAAGATGGCACATCGAAGCAAGGATTAGTGCGGAGTTTTTATGCCCGCAGCTTTGATGGTAAAGAGATGCGTGGCTTAACGGTTTTAGATTTTTCGCAAGGACAACTTCAGCAAATTCTTGCTGCCGAGTCTGCGGTTTGGATTCCTGAGCAAAATGTTTGGAGATTTAGCAAAGGTACAACCTATTTGGTGGGGCCAGATGGCAATTACCGCAGTATCCTCCGCTTTGAAGATCAAAATCTGCAACTGCCTCGCGCTCCCCTTGACGTAGCGCAAGAGCAGCGTAGTGCTGAAGAAATGAATATTGCTGATATTCGCCGTAATATCGATTTGCTCAAGCAATCTGGCAATACTAAAGAAATCCGTAAGCTAGAAGTCAGACTTGAGCAGAAATATGCTCTGCCGTTTATCTGTGTGGTCTTTGCGATCGTTGGTGCATCGCTAGGAATGCGTCCTCAGCGCACTGGTGCGGCGATCGGTTTTGGCTTGAGCGTGTTAATTATTTTTGGCTATTATCTCTTGCTATTTATCTGTGGCGCTCTCGGTCAGGTGGAATTTCTCTCACCGATCGCTGCTGCATGGATGCCTAATTTAATTGGGATCACGGCTGGCATGATTATTCTCACTCGTGTTACCTAA
- a CDS encoding Spy/CpxP family protein refolding chaperone — translation MFRNIKSLLAIACVTVAVGAVAIPNLVAAQNTTQNSSEKRKPRQGEGWKQLNLTEAQKAQMKSIRESAKARHQSVLTAEQRAIMEQARQSGDRKGVRNSLNLTDAQKQQMKVIAEDTKTQMKNVLTPAQQQQLEQMKQQRQARRGMMR, via the coding sequence ATGTTTCGTAATATCAAAAGCTTGTTGGCGATCGCTTGTGTCACCGTAGCCGTTGGAGCCGTGGCAATTCCAAATCTCGTTGCTGCACAAAATACCACTCAAAATAGCTCCGAAAAACGCAAGCCCCGTCAAGGCGAAGGCTGGAAACAGTTGAACTTGACTGAAGCCCAAAAGGCTCAAATGAAGTCTATTCGTGAAAGTGCCAAAGCTCGTCACCAAAGTGTTTTGACTGCTGAACAACGCGCAATTATGGAACAAGCTCGTCAATCTGGCGATCGCAAGGGAGTACGGAATTCTCTCAATTTGACTGATGCTCAAAAGCAACAGATGAAGGTGATCGCTGAAGATACCAAGACTCAAATGAAGAACGTTTTGACTCCTGCTCAGCAACAACAACTGGAGCAAATGAAACAACAACGTCAAGCCCGTCGCGGCATG
- a CDS encoding protein kinase domain-containing protein, with protein sequence MIGKVISGRYQIIQSLGGGGFGQTFLAEDLQLPDHHKCVVKRLQPTSNENFIWEIASRLFETEARVLHKLGSHDRIPRLLAHFAEAHEFYLVQELVEGYDLSNEITSIERSADGYPVGRMNEAQAIAFLIDVLEILTFVHQQGAIHRDIKPANLMRRRTDGRLVLIDFGAVKQVGTAIAASAVGSTVAIGTDGYMPNEQAIGKPRPCSDLYAVGAIAIQGLTGVAPNLLSEDLETGELAWRHSPDHAALKYRAQVSDELARIIDKLVKYDFRDRYQSAEAVLIDVQKLKIPIAPTLLSTTVQTNFPELTSAFNPNDDVATKFSPIASPSDRLQFAYKNRLVVIALGIVSAISVMGAVVFLRPSPSLKNDVKITAASPSPTPTYLFLSERAISDQDLVGKSVPEIDIMRNEVFARYGRRFQDPELQSYFSSQPWYKPLYAPDQFPEELLTPIEMQNVTYIREFQSRTTPQYSSSQNAVNNLQNPQCDYTRRLVSDPQPPINVRQGAGVDFAIVGKLDNGTQITVQSEKQGWFQISAPIAGWVAANRTKPICL encoded by the coding sequence ATGATTGGCAAAGTGATTAGTGGCAGATATCAAATCATCCAAAGCCTTGGAGGTGGAGGATTTGGGCAGACCTTTTTAGCAGAAGATTTGCAGTTGCCAGACCATCATAAATGTGTAGTCAAACGACTACAACCGACCTCTAACGAAAATTTTATATGGGAAATTGCTAGTCGCTTATTTGAGACTGAAGCAAGAGTTTTACATAAACTTGGTAGTCACGATCGCATTCCGCGTTTGCTAGCTCATTTTGCAGAGGCGCATGAGTTTTATTTGGTGCAAGAGTTGGTCGAAGGCTATGACCTCAGCAATGAAATTACTTCGATTGAGCGATCTGCTGATGGCTATCCAGTGGGGCGAATGAATGAAGCACAGGCGATCGCCTTTTTAATTGATGTACTGGAGATTCTCACATTTGTCCATCAGCAGGGGGCAATCCATCGCGATATTAAGCCCGCTAACCTCATGCGTCGGCGCACCGATGGCAGGTTAGTTTTAATTGATTTTGGTGCGGTTAAGCAAGTGGGAACGGCGATCGCTGCCTCGGCGGTTGGCTCTACGGTTGCCATCGGCACAGATGGTTATATGCCCAATGAGCAGGCGATCGGTAAGCCTAGACCCTGTAGTGATCTTTATGCAGTTGGGGCGATCGCCATCCAAGGACTGACGGGAGTTGCCCCAAATTTATTATCTGAAGATTTAGAAACGGGCGAATTAGCTTGGCGACATTCTCCTGACCATGCGGCTTTAAAATATCGCGCTCAGGTCAGTGATGAATTAGCGAGGATCATCGATAAATTAGTTAAATATGACTTTCGCGATCGCTATCAGTCTGCCGAAGCTGTATTGATCGATGTACAAAAATTAAAAATACCGATCGCCCCAACGCTTTTATCTACGACTGTGCAGACTAATTTTCCAGAATTAACATCGGCTTTTAACCCAAATGATGATGTTGCTACAAAATTTTCGCCCATAGCTTCGCCTAGCGATCGCCTGCAATTTGCTTATAAAAATCGCTTAGTGGTCATCGCCTTAGGAATTGTATCGGCAATTAGCGTTATGGGTGCAGTGGTGTTTCTCCGCCCATCACCTTCGCTCAAAAACGATGTAAAGATTACCGCCGCCTCCCCTAGTCCCACACCCACATATTTATTTCTGTCAGAACGGGCGATCAGCGATCAAGATTTGGTAGGTAAAAGTGTTCCTGAGATAGATATCATGCGAAATGAAGTATTTGCCCGTTATGGTCGCCGTTTTCAAGATCCTGAATTGCAGTCATATTTCAGCAGCCAGCCTTGGTATAAACCCCTCTATGCACCTGATCAGTTTCCTGAAGAGCTACTAACACCCATAGAAATGCAAAATGTTACCTATATTCGAGAGTTCCAAAGTCGTACAACCCCCCAATATAGCTCCTCTCAAAATGCTGTCAACAATTTGCAAAATCCTCAATGTGACTACACTAGACGTTTAGTCTCCGATCCTCAGCCACCGATCAATGTGCGTCAGGGTGCGGGAGTGGATTTTGCGATCGTGGGCAAGCTAGACAATGGCACACAAATTACTGTGCAGAGCGAAAAGCAAGGTTGGTTCCAAATTTCTGCCCCGATCGCTGGTTGGGTTGCCGCTAATCGAACCAAACCCATATGTTTATAA
- the lptB gene encoding LPS export ABC transporter ATP-binding protein, with the protein MQISLDNVSKNYSGRQVVQQVSLTVKQGEIVGLLGPNGAGKTTSFYMATGLIQPDSGSVWLDQQDITRLPIHKRARMGMAYLAQEATIFRQLSVRDNLLLVMQQTNVPKKLQIHRLRTLLEEFRLTKIADTMGIQVSGGERRRTEIARALAVGQEGPKFILLDEPFAGIDPIAVSEIQAIISNLRDRNMGVLITDHNVRETLTITDRAYIMREGEVFADGSSRELADDPDVRKYYLGEKFHF; encoded by the coding sequence ATGCAAATCTCCCTTGATAACGTTAGTAAAAACTACAGTGGTCGGCAGGTGGTTCAGCAAGTGAGCCTCACCGTTAAGCAGGGGGAAATTGTTGGACTGCTGGGGCCAAATGGTGCGGGCAAAACTACGTCGTTTTACATGGCAACGGGGCTAATTCAGCCCGACAGTGGCAGTGTCTGGCTCGATCAACAAGACATTACCCGTTTACCAATTCATAAACGGGCGCGAATGGGCATGGCGTATCTAGCCCAAGAAGCTACCATCTTTAGGCAATTATCGGTACGGGATAATTTGCTATTGGTGATGCAGCAAACCAACGTACCCAAGAAATTACAGATTCATCGACTGCGTACTTTGTTAGAAGAGTTTCGTCTGACCAAAATTGCTGATACGATGGGAATTCAAGTGTCGGGGGGAGAGCGTCGGCGTACTGAAATTGCTAGAGCGTTGGCGGTTGGGCAAGAAGGACCCAAGTTTATCTTGCTAGATGAACCCTTTGCGGGGATCGATCCCATCGCTGTTAGTGAAATTCAGGCCATCATCAGCAACCTACGCGATCGCAATATGGGCGTGTTAATTACGGATCATAATGTTCGCGAGACTTTAACAATTACCGATCGCGCTTATATCATGCGTGAAGGGGAAGTTTTTGCTGACGGCTCTAGTCGAGAATTAGCGGACGATCCTGATGTCCGCAAATATTATCTCGGCGAAAAGTTTCATTTTTAA
- a CDS encoding Uma2 family endonuclease, giving the protein MVALPDRLLMTYEEYIAWESTQEMRHEFCDGEVIAMAGGTRDHNRVSVNFLKTLDNALTDRPCEVYIADVKVQVRPKRKYFYPDVVVTCDERDRNDALVIAFPCLIIEVLSPSTEAYDRGFKFSQYRQFETLQEYVLVQVEQPMVEVFQRNEQGQWVLFEYGLDDRLFLKSVNVEIAVSDLYQQIQFEQKTE; this is encoded by the coding sequence ATGGTTGCTTTACCCGATCGCTTATTGATGACCTACGAAGAATATATCGCTTGGGAATCAACCCAAGAAATGCGCCATGAGTTTTGTGATGGTGAAGTGATCGCCATGGCGGGCGGCACTCGTGACCACAATCGAGTTTCAGTTAATTTTCTTAAAACATTAGATAACGCCCTCACCGATCGTCCCTGCGAAGTCTATATCGCTGATGTCAAAGTACAGGTAAGACCCAAACGCAAATATTTTTATCCAGACGTGGTGGTTACCTGTGATGAACGCGATCGCAATGATGCTCTAGTAATTGCTTTTCCTTGTTTGATTATCGAAGTCCTCTCACCATCAACCGAAGCCTATGATCGTGGATTCAAGTTTTCGCAATACCGCCAGTTTGAGACTTTGCAAGAATATGTATTAGTGCAAGTCGAGCAACCAATGGTGGAAGTATTTCAGCGTAATGAGCAAGGGCAATGGGTGCTTTTTGAATATGGTTTGGACGATCGCCTATTTCTCAAATCCGTAAACGTTGAAATAGCCGTTAGCGATCTATATCAACAAATTCAATTTGAGCAAAAAACAGAATAA